The DNA region ATTTAACCATCCTTTCAGGGCACAAGATCCGCATGACGCCGACGGCGCATCGCCCGCTCATCATGTACAAGATTTTCGAGATCGTGAAAGCCAATCCCGATTTCACGTTCAACCAGTTGCGGGAGTTCGTGCAGAACTTTTTTGCGAACGCCGCGCCGAAGATCGAACCGGCGCTGGTGATGGATGCCATGCACCAGCTTTTCCATACGTTTTGTTTCGAGTTCGACGGCGAATCGAAAGAACGCATTTGGGACCGAAAAATGTGGCTGCCCGAAGACGTGAAGAATGCGGAAGACCTGCTCAATAAATGCGACCAGAAGATCTTGCAGATGATCGCCGGTGAGCTTGGCGCAAGCGAAATGCTCGATAAGGAGATCGCGGCGCAAATTCTCTATGGCGGCGTGCGCAATCCCAAAGTGCTCGATCACATCGACGAATTGCTCAAGGAAGAAAATCAGGTATAATCGCACACATGCGTTATAAATTTTGTGCAGGTCAATCTCCCTTCGCTTCGGCGATCAACGGCTTTACCTCCGCTGAGCATCCTCGAATCGCGCCTGTACGCTGAATGTTGCATCAACTTTCACATGCCGCAGGTCGCCTGCGGCGTTTTTGTTTAACTTGTAGGTCACGTTTGTAACGTGATTGTCGCTCAAAAGGTAATGCCATGATCCAAATTCAACTCTCCAACATCACGCTTGTGCTCGGCGCCAAACGCATCTTCGAGAATCTCAACTGGGAGATCCAGCGCGGACAACGCATCGGTCTGATCGGTGCGAATGGCGCGGGGAAGTCATCGCTGTTCAAACTCATCGAAGGGGAATATGCCCCCGAACTGGGCGGAAGCATCACCCGCGCCCGCCTCGTTACGACGGGATACCTGCCCCAACAACCCGAACTTGACCTTACGCTGACGGCGCTCGACTCCGCGCTGGAAGGCAATCCGCGCGTGGCGCATGTCCATGCGGAGTTGGAGCGCGTCGAGAAAAGTTTGGGTGACCCCGAAATCTATGGTGACGGGAAGAAGTTACAACGCGCGCTGGAACGTCAACATGAACTGATCGAAGAATACAACACCCTCGGCGGTGACTCATATCCCGCACGTGTGCGTGACCTGCTGCTCGGGCTGAGACTCGCTCAAAGTGAACTGACCAAACCCCTCTCCGTGTTAAGCGGCGGACAGAAGAAACTGGTCGGGTTGGCGCGCCTGTTGCTCGTCAATCCTGATATCTTGCTGTTGGACGAACCGGACAATCACCTTGACCTGCCGGGCAAGGTCTATCTCGAAAAACTAATCCGTGAATATGATGGCACAGTGGTCATCATCTCGCATGACCGCTATTTGCTGGATGCCGTCGCCACTCACATTGCCGAATTGGAAGATGGCAAGATGACCGTTTTTGAAGGCGATTACACATCCTACATCAATGATAAGGAAATGCGCCTCGCGCGGCAGGAAGAGTTGTTCCGCGCCCAGCAACACACCATCAAACGCCTGCAAGCTGCGATCAAGCGTTTGGAAATTTGGGGCAAGGTGTACGATCAGGAAGACCTTGCGCGCAAAGCCAAGACGATGCAAAAGCGGCTGGACAAGATGGATAG from Anaerolineales bacterium includes:
- a CDS encoding ABC-F family ATP-binding cassette domain-containing protein is translated as MIQIQLSNITLVLGAKRIFENLNWEIQRGQRIGLIGANGAGKSSLFKLIEGEYAPELGGSITRARLVTTGYLPQQPELDLTLTALDSALEGNPRVAHVHAELERVEKSLGDPEIYGDGKKLQRALERQHELIEEYNTLGGDSYPARVRDLLLGLRLAQSELTKPLSVLSGGQKKLVGLARLLLVNPDILLLDEPDNHLDLPGKVYLEKLIREYDGTVVIISHDRYLLDAVATHIAELEDGKMTVFEGDYTSYINDKEMRLARQEELFRAQQHTIKRLQAAIKRLEIWGKVYDQEDLARKAKTMQKRLDKMDRVEKPITDRKRMDLGQLNGWRGSNKVLELANISKSFGEKVVFSNLNETIWHGERVGLIGANGAGKSVLLRMILGQEMPDAGEIKIGPSVSIGHYAQEHETLDFNQTLLDSVRYAGEMNESRATAFLLRYLFTYKQVSQRIGELSGGERSRLQLALVVLSGANFLLLDEPTNNLDIASAEVLENALEDFLGTVLIISHDRYFLDRTVERLLVIEDKGLKEYQGGYSDYLEKIQ